A stretch of Pirellulales bacterium DNA encodes these proteins:
- a CDS encoding P-II family nitrogen regulator, with translation MKKIEAIVRHYKLEDVKNALSEAGVAGMTITEVRGFGRQKGHTETYRGTEYAVDFVPKVKLEVAVSEDRLQAVIDTIIKNAQTGQIGDGKIFVSDLVDTIRIRTGETGNEAL, from the coding sequence ATGAAAAAAATCGAAGCCATCGTCCGCCACTACAAGCTTGAAGACGTCAAGAACGCCCTCAGCGAAGCCGGCGTCGCGGGGATGACGATCACCGAAGTCCGCGGCTTCGGGCGCCAGAAGGGGCACACCGAGACTTACCGCGGCACCGAATACGCGGTCGACTTCGTCCCCAAGGTGAAGCTCGAGGTCGCCGTCAGCGAGGATCGCCTGCAGGCGGTCATCGACACGATCATCAAGAACGCCCAGACGGGTCAGATCGGCGACGGCAAGATCTTCGTTTCCGATCTGGTCGACACGATTCGCATCCGCACCGGAGAGACGGGGAACGAGGCGTTGTAG
- a CDS encoding HD domain-containing protein, with amino-acid sequence MSAADSSRAELIQSAREELVAGRQRIAELHDRGLDSIQVCARLASLIDGVLQKLFLAAVDSFETQYGEVRTRVALVELGSHGRRQAAPYSDVDLMVLHSPGGVPLAPLVREFTQAIYDTGLQLGHSVRTPAEAVQMAREDAVVCSSLIDARLLSGNQPLFDQFRETFSRMVRRRAKAVARSLEAARNAERDQYGESVYQLEPHVKRSRGGLRDLHLVRWFGFIDSGESDPDRLFMMGALSKLEHRRYQSAQSLLLRLRNEMHFHAGTAKDLLDRAEQLRIAEKFGYRGGEGLLPVEQFMRDYFRHTNHLWQLVRRRVAAATASTVSRVLDPVLGRTVAGDVKVGVSSISATPAGLSRIRGNLDAAIELVELSVREKKPFDQGVWSALLLGAPECSEDLSSAAAQRFLAILPDPALVGDVLARLHELGYLERIIPAMKHARCLLQFNQYHKYTVDEHCLLAVRRAAEFANQPGPLGDAYRAIKNKRILHLALLLHDLGKGREGDHSEIGGQLARETGVRLGLLAADVDDLEFLVLRHLAMSHLAFRRDTSDAKLLAEFADLVRTSQRARMLFVLTCADLAAVGPDVLTDWKVEVLVGLYHRTLAELGIGVTGTDHVGLAERRRQVLRSLTDAERNDPWYAHQADSLPQGLLAACEPRALADALRRFRQLAARGAVAWGANQPGTKTVEFLAGVDQGPGRGAFSGMAGALSSRGLQILAADSETLPGELLVLRYVATDPDYPDGTPLERLDEIARLMAGSVDRHEPPKFRQVWGRDRAEQTAKLTQLPSQVRIDTTTSAECTIVEVFTFDRLGLLYDLARKLHDLDLTIRHAKIGTYLDQVVDVFYVTDREERKATDADQLGRIKEELLGVITSAQ; translated from the coding sequence ATGTCCGCCGCTGATTCCTCACGAGCCGAGCTTATCCAGTCGGCTCGCGAGGAACTGGTCGCGGGGCGGCAACGGATCGCCGAGTTGCACGATCGGGGGCTCGACTCGATTCAGGTGTGCGCCCGGCTTGCGTCGCTCATCGACGGGGTGCTGCAGAAGCTCTTTCTCGCGGCCGTCGACTCGTTCGAGACGCAGTACGGCGAGGTCCGCACGCGGGTGGCCCTCGTGGAACTCGGCAGCCACGGTCGGCGACAGGCGGCGCCCTATTCCGACGTCGATCTTATGGTGCTGCACTCCCCCGGGGGCGTCCCGCTCGCGCCGCTGGTGCGCGAGTTCACTCAGGCGATTTACGACACGGGACTCCAACTGGGGCACAGCGTGCGCACCCCGGCCGAAGCGGTGCAGATGGCTCGCGAGGATGCGGTCGTTTGTTCGTCGCTGATCGACGCGCGGCTCCTCTCGGGCAACCAACCGCTGTTCGACCAGTTTCGCGAAACGTTCTCCCGGATGGTTCGCCGACGGGCCAAGGCCGTCGCCCGGTCCCTCGAAGCGGCGCGGAACGCCGAGCGCGATCAGTACGGGGAAAGCGTCTACCAGCTCGAGCCCCACGTGAAACGCTCGCGGGGAGGGCTGCGCGATCTCCATCTCGTCCGCTGGTTCGGTTTCATCGACAGCGGCGAGTCGGACCCCGACCGGCTGTTCATGATGGGGGCCCTCTCGAAGCTGGAACATCGCCGGTACCAGTCGGCTCAATCGCTGCTGCTGCGGCTGCGGAACGAGATGCACTTTCACGCCGGCACGGCCAAGGACCTGCTCGACCGGGCCGAGCAACTGCGGATCGCGGAGAAGTTCGGCTACCGCGGGGGCGAGGGGCTGCTGCCGGTCGAGCAGTTCATGCGCGATTACTTTCGCCACACGAACCACTTGTGGCAGCTCGTGCGGCGACGCGTGGCCGCGGCGACCGCGTCGACGGTCTCGCGCGTGCTCGACCCCGTGCTGGGCCGGACCGTCGCGGGGGACGTCAAGGTCGGGGTGTCGTCGATCTCCGCGACCCCCGCGGGGTTGTCGCGGATCCGCGGCAATCTCGACGCGGCGATTGAACTGGTCGAGTTGTCGGTCCGCGAGAAGAAGCCGTTCGATCAGGGCGTGTGGAGCGCCCTGCTGCTGGGCGCCCCCGAGTGCAGCGAGGATCTGTCCTCCGCGGCGGCGCAGCGGTTCTTGGCGATCTTGCCCGACCCGGCGCTCGTCGGGGACGTGCTCGCGCGGCTGCACGAACTTGGTTATCTGGAGCGGATCATCCCGGCGATGAAGCACGCGCGGTGCCTGCTGCAGTTCAACCAGTATCACAAGTACACGGTCGACGAGCACTGCCTGCTGGCGGTGCGGCGCGCGGCGGAGTTCGCCAATCAGCCCGGCCCGTTGGGGGACGCCTACCGCGCAATCAAGAACAAACGCATTCTCCATCTCGCGCTGCTGCTGCATGATCTGGGCAAGGGGCGCGAAGGGGATCACAGCGAGATCGGCGGACAGCTTGCCCGCGAGACCGGCGTCCGGTTGGGGCTCCTCGCAGCCGACGTCGACGACCTGGAGTTTCTCGTGCTGCGGCACTTGGCGATGTCCCACTTGGCGTTTCGTCGCGATACGAGCGACGCCAAGCTTCTTGCCGAGTTCGCCGACTTGGTGCGAACAAGCCAACGCGCGCGGATGCTGTTCGTGCTCACCTGCGCCGACCTTGCGGCCGTGGGACCCGATGTGCTCACCGATTGGAAGGTCGAAGTGCTGGTCGGGCTCTATCACCGTACGCTCGCGGAGTTGGGCATCGGGGTGACCGGCACCGACCACGTCGGCCTTGCCGAGCGCCGCCGGCAAGTTCTGCGCAGCTTGACCGACGCCGAGCGGAACGACCCGTGGTACGCCCACCAAGCCGACTCCCTGCCGCAGGGGCTGTTGGCCGCGTGCGAACCGCGGGCGCTGGCCGACGCGTTGCGTCGGTTTCGGCAACTGGCGGCCCGCGGCGCGGTCGCCTGGGGGGCGAATCAGCCCGGGACGAAGACGGTCGAGTTCCTCGCGGGGGTCGACCAAGGGCCGGGGCGAGGCGCCTTCTCGGGCATGGCCGGCGCGTTGTCGAGCCGCGGGCTGCAGATCCTTGCCGCCGACAGCGAAACGCTGCCGGGCGAACTCTTGGTCTTGAGGTACGTGGCGACCGATCCCGATTACCCCGACGGCACGCCCTTGGAGCGGCTCGACGAGATCGCCCGCCTGATGGCCGGCTCGGTCGACCGACACGAGCCTCCCAAGTTTCGCCAAGTGTGGGGCCGCGATCGAGCCGAGCAGACCGCCAAGCTCACGCAGTTGCCGTCGCAAGTTCGAATCGACACGACCACCTCGGCCGAGTGCACGATCGTCGAGGTCTTCACCTTCGACCGGCTGGGCCTGCTTTACGATCTGGCGCGCAAGCTGCACGACCTTGACTTGACGATCCGCCACGCCAAGATCGGCACCTATCTGGATCAAGTGGTCGACGTGTTCTACGTGACCGACCGCGAGGAACGGAAGGCGACCGACGCGGACCAATTGGGCCGCATCAAGGAGGAACTGCTCGGCGTGATCACCAGCGCACAGTGA